CAGAATGAAACCGCTCATCAGCAGCACCATGGCAGCAGAGAACCAGAGTCCCAGCGAGACCCCGAAAAACGCAGCACCGATGGCGATGCCAATCGCAGCCATCAGAGCAATTGACAGCCCGCCCCCCAGATAGGAGAAATTCGCGCCGGTTGCTAAAACATAAGCCGTCAGTCCTCCAAAAATACAGAGGGTAATGATCGCCGCGATCGGGATCACTGTCGGGTCTGACATTGAACTTGCATAAAAGAGGATCGGCACGAAAATGATCGCTTCCGCCAGGGTATAAAGCCCGAGCCCAGCATACTGCGTCCCCAGTGATTTGGCGCTTGATGCCATGGAACTGGCAATCCAGCTGGCTCCCAGGAAGGCAATCAGAATGATCCAGGGGCTGACAGTGAATAGTCCCAGTATAGGTCGCATTAAGGCGGGGGTACTGAAAATGATAAATTCCAGTCCCATGAAAACAAAAATCGCACCGGCAAGGTGCATGTAGGTCTTGCGGATAAATGCGGCGCGCTCGGAAGCAATTGCGTCAATGGCAAAGACGCCGCCGCCAGCCGTTGTATCCTGGTCATAATAATCAGGAGTGTAGTTATTCATTGACAGGTTTCTCCAAGTGAGTGAGAAGAGATGTTCCAGACGAACATCGTTTGGGTCATCAGTTTGATCAGTCTGCTGTCACCACGTTTACATCCGCAGCTGGCAGGCAGGATAATTATAGGTCTCGGTGCACATAATTCAAGTACAGCCGGGTACTCTTTATATTACAGTTAATTTATCAGGCGCTTTTATTCTCCCACTGGGTACAGCACTTTCGTTATTGCGGGCAATTTGTTCTGATATCTCATACGTAAGTACGTAAGTTTACATCACAGAATTCAAAATATTCTACAAAATAATTGTGAAAGCCTACGAAATATTTGATGAAATGAATGAATTGAAATCAGGAAAAACAGAGCGAAACTGGGAATTCTGGATCGATGTCGGCGGTACCTTCACAGACTGCATTGCCCGTGCCCCCAGCAATGAATTCATTCCCTTTAAAACCCTTAGTTCGGGTATTACCAAAGGACGTGTACAGGAAGTTACTGCCCCTGATACGATTGTTGACCCCTCCCGGGTCGGCAACCCGGCAGACTTCTGGCTGGAGTATCAGATTGAATTTCTGAATCATGAGGGAAAATCCCTGCATACCGCACAAGTGACGCGGTTTGACAACCTGACCGGAACCCTCACCTTCCAACCCGCTCTGCCTCCCACGGTGCAGATCTCTACAGGCTATGAACTCGCTTCGGGTGAAGAAGCCCCGGTCCTGGCGATCCGCTGGATTCTGGATCTGAAAAAATCCGACCCTATTTCCGATATCAGCGTCAAACTGGGAACCACGCGTGGCACCAATGCCCTGCTCACCCGCAATGGTGCCCGAACGGCATTCATCACCACGCAAGGCTTTGCAGATGTCCTGCTGATCGGCAACCAGGACCGCCCGCGGCTGTTCGATCTGGCCATTCAAAAACCGGAACCCCTTTTTGAAACCGCTCTGGAAATTGAGGAACGGATCGACGCGGAAGGCAATGTACTCCGCGCCCCCGATCCTGCTCGTATTCGTGAGCAACTTGATCAACTGAAAGCAACCGGCGTGGAATCGCTGGCGATCTGCCTGCTGCATTCTTTCGCCAACCCCGAGCATGAAGAACTGGTCGCCCGTCTCGCTGCCGAAGCCGGCTTTGACGAAATCAGTGTTTCCAGCCGCCTGTCGCCACTCATCAAAATCGTCTCCCGCGGCGATACGACCGTGATGGACGCCTATCTGAACCCGATCCTCAAAGACTACATCCGCAAGCTCCGCACGCCACTCAAAAACTGTGAACTGAAACTGATGACATCCGCCGGCGGTCTTGTCGATGCCAATCATTTTGTCGGCAAAGACAGCATTCTCTCCGGCCCTGCAGGAGGTGTGATTGGCTATTCGCGCGTTGCTGAAACAGCCGGTTTTCCCCGGTCCATCGGCTTTGACATGGGAGGCACGAGTACTGACGTCTCCCGCTTCGACGGCGAATACGAGCGGGAATTCGAAACGACTAAAGCAGGGGTGCGAATTGTAGCCCCCATGCTGAGTATTGAAACGGTCGCCGCTGGCGGTGGTAGTATCTGTGGCTTTGATGGCATCAAGCTGCACGTCGGTCCTGACAGTGCCGGTGCAGATCCTGGTCCCGCCTGTTACGGACGGGGCGGACCGCTCACCGTCACCGACCTGAACCTGTACCTAGGCAAAATCATCCCCAGTCGCTTTCCCTTCGTCTTAGACAGACAGTCTGTCGAGCAGCGTCTGACGCAGCTCTGCGAAGAGATTGCTGCTTCTCCCATGGGAAAGACTTACACCCCACTCGAACTGGCAGAAGGCTTTCTACAGATCGCGAACGCTAACATGGTTCGCGCCATCCGTAATATCTCGGTGGCCCGTGGCTATGATCCCGCTGACTATGCCCTGGTCAGTTTCGGGGGCGCTGGTTCTCAACATGCCTGTGCGATTGCCCGATCACTGGGCATTCATGAAGTTCTGATTCACCCTTATTCGGGGATTCTGAGTGCGTTTGGCATCGGCCAGGCTGATGTGCGCCGTTTCGGACAGCAGTCGGTCCTGCAGACCTGGTCTGCCGATCTCAAACAGGAACTGCAGCAACGATTCACAGCACTCGATCAAGGTGTTTACGAAGAAGTCCGCGCCGAAGGCATTCCCGCAGAACGCATTGACGCCCCCCTGCACTCGCTGGAAATGCGTTACCTGGGAACCGACGCGACCATCCAGGTGAACTGTCAGTCGGATCAGGACGAATTCTCACGATTCGAACAGGAACATCAGCGACTGTATGGTTACTCTCACAAGAGTCGGGCCATTGAGGTCACTGCGATGCGCACCGAGATTGTCGGACGTATGGAAGAACCCCACCTGCCGGAAACGGAACTGATTGATCGCAGCCCCACACCATCTGAAACAACGCAGGCCTGTTTTCAGGGAACGGTCCAGCCCACGGCGGTCTACCTGCGCGAAGACCTGCATCCCGGCGATCAAATTGCAGGCCCTGCCATTATCTGCGAAGCGATTTCCACCGTCATCATTGACCCCGGCTTCACAGCCAGCATTCTCTCGCGCGGAGAAACACTGATGCGAGTGACCTCTGAGAGTTCCGCAATCCCGACAGAAATTGACACTACTGCCGACCCGGTCATGCTGGAAATTTTCAACAATCTGTTTGCTTCCATCGCCGAACAGATGGGCATTACGCTGCAGCGAACTTCGATCTCGACCAATGTTAAAGAACGACTCGATTTCAGCTGCGCCGTCTTTTCTGCCACCGGTGATCTGGTGGTCAACGCGCCCCATATCCCCGTGCATCTGGGCGCCATGAGTGAAACCGTCAAACGCATCATCGCCGACAACCCGGATCTGGCACCCGGTGATGTTTTTGTGACCAACGATCCTTACCGGGGCGGCTCGCATCTACCTGATGTGACCGTCATCACTCCCGTGCATCACGCGGAAACAAACGAATTGATCTTCTTCACTGCCAGTCGCGCCCATCATGCAGAGATCGGCGGAATAGTGCCCGGCAGTATGCCACCGTTTTCTAAAACCCTGGCGGATGAAGGCGTGCTGATCCGCAATTTCAAACTGGTCGACCAGGGCTCTTCTCGTGAAGATGCTTTGCGTGAACTGCTGAGATCGGGTGAACATCCTTCACGTTCGGTCGAAGATAATCTCGCGGATGTCTCTGCCCAGGTTGCCGCCAATAACTGTGGTGTGAGTCTGCTCAACGACCTGGTCCGCCGCTACTCGCTGACCGTGGTGCTGGCTTATATGAAACATATCCAGCAGGCAGCCACCGAAAAAATGCAACTTGCATTAGCTGAGATTGAAGATGGCGTTTACTCCTTCACCGATCATCTGGATAACGGCGCGCCGCTGTCTGTTAAAATCACGATTAAGAACTCCAGCGCCGTAGTGGACTTCACAGGCACTGCACCGGTTCTGGAAACCAATCTGAATGCCAATCGGGCCATTGTGAATGCCGCCGTTCTGTATGTCTTCCGCTGTCTGATCCAGGAAGACATTCCCTTAAACAGCGGCGTGCTGACTCCGATCGAAATCATACTGCCTGAATGTTTTCTGAATCCCCCCGAACGGGAAACGCCCGCAGAATGTGCGGCGATGGTAGGCGGCAACGTCGAAACCTCGCAGCGCACTGTCGACACTTTATTAGGCGCCCTCAACAAAGCAGCCGCCAGCCAGGGAACGATGAACAACCTGACGTTTGGAGATGAGACGTTTGGTTATTATGAAACGATCTGTGGCGGAAGCGGCGCGACTGCCGAACAGGAGGGAGCCGACGCTGTGCATACTCACATGACAAATACTCGTTTGACGGATGCCGAGATCATCGAACGCCGTTACCCCGTTCGATTGCACGAATTCTCGATTCGACAGGGATCGGGAGGTGCGGGACAACACCACGGCGGTGCTGGCATTATTCGCCAGATTGAATTTCTGAAACCATTACAGATTTCGCTGATTTCCGAACGCAGAGGAGAATACGCTCCCTTCGGTCTGGCGGGAGGGGCGCCGGGACAGATCGGCGAAAATCTGCTGACTAAAGCGGACGGATCCACTTCAGAATCACTGGGAGGAAAATTCTCTCTCTCCGTTGCTGCCGGCGATAAATTGACGATCAAAACGCCCGGCGGCGGGGGCTTTGGGAAAACTGAGAAGCCTGGGTAAATTCAATAACCTATTCACCCACTCAGGTAGATTTTGAATGTCCAGACCTGGAAATGCAGGTTCTAGGCAATATTGCGACCATCTGCTTTGTGATTTTCTCTGTCACGCGGTAAGGTGACGTTTAGGGCCAAAATAACAGGAAATCTTACAGACAACCCCGTTTCAGAGAGAAGGAAAATTACCGTGTCCGAAAATCGTCGTGCCGAAGTGGATGCCGCATTGGCTGATGTTGATTTTGAGAAATTCAACTATCAGGTCGTGTTCGAAACCACAAAAGGTACTATTAAAATGGATCTGTATCCCGATGTGGCCCCGGGACACTGCAAAAATATCATCGGTCTGACCAAAATCGGATTTTATGATGGTATTATTTTCCACCGAGTCATTCCCGACTTTGTCGTGCAGGTCGGTTGTCCGCAAGGATCAGGAACTGGTGGCCCGGGCTATACAATTGATGCCGAATTCAATAATCTGCCCCACGAAACCGGCATTTTATCGATGGCTCGTACCAACGATCCCAATTCAGCCGGCTCGCAGTTCTTCATTTGTCTGGGGCGTGTTCCTCACCTGGATAACCAGTACACCGTCTTCGGCAAAACCAGCGATGCGGAAAGCGAAGCCGTTGTACTGTCGATCGGTGATGTGGAAACAAACCACAGCGACCGACCGCTCGAAGATGTCAAAATCACCGGTTCAGAAGTCATTGTTACTGAAAAGTAATGGACGATGGGCGTTGATCGAACATCCTTGAAGACAGGCGCACTCGTGCGACAGGCGTGTCGCAGCGGAGAATTCACCGGGCAGACATCGGGGCTCGCCCCCGGGTTTGCCCAGGCGAATCTCGTGATCCTCCCCCAGGCAGAAGCACGTCAGTTTCAGGAATTCTGCGAAAAGAATCCCAAACCCTGTCCGCTGCTGGAAGTCACAAAACCAGGTGATCCCTGTCTGCATCAACTGGCAGAAGCGGCTGATCTGCGGACCGATCTGCCCCGCTATCGCGTCTGGCAACGGGGCGAACTTGTGGACGAGCCAACAGAAATCACTTCGCTCTGGCAGGAGGATCTGGTCGCCTTCCTGATTGGTTGTTCCTTCACGTTTGAAGCGGCATTGATTGAAGCGGACCTTTCCGTGCGACACATTGATCAGGGGACCAACGTTCCCATGTATCGCACGACGATCCCTTGTGAGTCAGCGGGAATGTTCAGCGGCCCACTGGTGGTTTCAATGCGCCCCTTCAAACCCGCCGATGCCATTCGTGCCGTGCAGATTACCGGACGATTTCCCGCTGTTCACGGTGCTCCTGTGCATCTGGGCTTTCCGGAGCAACTGGGAATTCACGATCTCTCAGCGCCTGATTATGGAGACGCTGTCGCTGTCGAATCAGATGAACTGCCTGTCTTCTGGGCCTGTGGCGTGACTCCGCAGGCAGTGCTGATGCAGGCGAAACCGGATTTTGCCATCACGCACAGCCCGGGCTGCATGTTTGTTTCTGACCTGAAAGATAAAGACCTGGCGTCTCTTTAAACAGAGCAGCCATGGATTTCCGCTTACTCAGGAATGCGATTCTACTGAAGAAGATTCATGAGCAGACACATTCTGCTCAGGCAGATGAATCGAACGGATGCGATAGTTTTCCCACATCAGTGAGTAAGCAAAGCAAGGCTCACGATCGAGACTGAAAGCCACAGGTTGACTCTCCCAGAAGCTCATCAAATTACCGCGCGGGGGACTGGTATAGAGTCGACGCTTGCAAACCGGGCAGACCATGCCGAACGGTGTGGCCTGATCTTCTTCGCATTGATGGTCGAGACAAATTGTTTTCTGTGGTTCGTTTCTCATAATGCCCCCATTATATCGAGCCGTCATCAGCCTGCTCCAGTTCTTTTTTTAATTACTCATACAAAATTCTCTGAATCGAAGTGACTGACCTGATTGTTTCTGAAGTTTGTGCAGCCCCCCGGAACTGAAGATTCCCTATATTCCTTAGAACCGTTCCGACCAGCAGTACAGATACTTGATTGCTGACAAATCCAGTCTGACTGCCAGATTCCCTCACTCAAGCCCCTTGATTCATCGCATCTGGGAATCCAGTTTGGTATAAATTAATACCTGTCTGATCCTGCTTCCGGGCTCAGTAGATATGTTATCAGGGAAAATGGAACCTGTCTGAAACAGGTTCCTGGCCACTGCTGTTACCAGATCTGTGTTGATGCGACACACCATCTGTGAAACCGGAACGGATCCCTGTTTGTTTTGAATTTAAATTCTGGTACGAGAACTCATGGCAATCAACCTTTCCGAACAACTGAAGGGAGTGCTCCCTCCGGTCATTACACCACTAACTCCTGATCGCAAGCTTGATGCAGCTTCTGCTGAATCCGTCTACCGCTTCATGCTCGACAAAGGTGCCCATGGCCTGTTCCTGTTTGGCACATCTGGTGAAGGACCTCTGCTCTGTGAAGCAGACCGTCACGAGGCAACTGAGATCGCCTCCAAAGTTGTGAACGGCAGCGTCCCCCTGCTGGTGGGAGTGATTGCTCCGGGAACCGAACAGATTATCGAGCAGGCTAAAGTCGCAAAGGCACAGGGCGCCGATGCGATTGTCGTCTGCCCCCCGTATTATTATCCGGCCAGCCAGAAAGACATGCTCGTCCATTACCGCACCATTCGGGAAGCCGTCGACATCCCCATTTTTGCCTACGACATCCCTGTGATGACAAAAGTCAAAATCGAAATGGACACACTGATGACCCTGGGCAGAGAAGGCACTGTGATTGGGGTCAAAGACTCCAGTGGCGATGCCGTCAGTTTTCATCGCCTGGTGGCCAACAAACCTGCCGGCATGAAACTGTTTACAGGAGCAGAAATGCTGGTGCATGCCGTGGTATTGGCAGGCGCTGACGGAACGGTCCCTGGACTGGCGAATGTCGGACCGGAATTATTCGTCCAACTCTATGAAGCCGCCGCTGCCAACAACCACCAGGAAGCAGTCCGATTCCAGGAAGCCATCGTCCGGTTATTTGAAGTGTTTGTCTGCCCCGATGGAACCATGAATGTGGGTTATATCATTGGCTCAATGAAAACGGCACTTCGCCTGCGCGGCGTGATCGAACACGACACCCTGTTCCACCCGTTCTCGGCCTGCACCCCCGAGTTGATAGAGCGGACCCGCACGATTATGACCGAAGTGGGTTGCCTGTAATTGCCTTCCCCGGACGCACACCTGTTTCTCTTACATTGTACTTCGAATTGAATGAAACATTATGAGCGGAGTTTTAAACGAACGAGCGTGCCTGTTGACAGAACAGCTGCTTGCCAGAGCGGGTGAACTGAAAGTCATACCGCATGCCCTGCAGAACGGCGCGATCGTTGTGGATTGTGGAATTGAAACTCCCGCGGGTCTCCAGGCCGGATTATTGCTGGCCCGCATCTGCATGGCCGACCTCTGTCACATTCAACTGATACCTGGAGAACTGGAAGGTCTCTCCCTGCCGTACCTGCAGGTTCAGACCGATCATCCTGTCGAAGCCTGTCTGTTGAGTCAGTATGCCGGCTGGAAAATTGACGTCGATAAATTTTTCGCGATGGGCTCCGGCCCCATGCGGGCTGCTGCCGAGGTGGAAGACCTGTATCGAGTCCTGGGCTTTGGAGAATCACCTGACAAGACCGTCGGCGTGTTGGAATCGAATACCTTACCCGGTGTGGACGTGGTTGAGAAAATTTCCAAAGCGACAGGCGTCGACCCCAAAGACATCGTGCTGCTGGTCGCTCCCACATCCAGTATCGCAGGTAACATGCAGGTCATCGCCCGCTCGGTGGAAACCGCCATGCATAAGCTGCTGGAATGTAAATTTGATGTGCATCGGGTGCAGGCCGGATTCGGTACGGCTCCCCTGGCGCCTGTCGCCAAAGATCACCTGACAGGCATCGGTCGCACTAACGATTCCATCCTGTATGGCGGTTCCGTGACGCTCTGGGTTACCGGCGATGATGAATCGCTATTGGAAATTGGTCCTGCCATCCCTTCCGATTCCGCTGCCTGTTATGGAAAACCGTTTCTGGATGTCTTCGCAGAAGCCAATCATGACTTCTATGAAATCGACCCCAGTTTCTTCAGCCCCGCGGTGATTATTTTTCAGAACCTGGATACCGGAAATGTATTTCAGTTCGGCCAGATGAACACGGGACTTTTGAAAAACAGTTTTGGATTCTAACCCTTCGGCATCCGTCTCAATATGGAATTACGTACGTGCAGATTGCCATTCTGGGAAATCAGGTCAGCTGGTACTGCGATCAACTCCAGCAGGCAGCCCGCACACGCGGACACGAAGCGTCCAAAATCGAATTCCGAGACATGGCTGCTTTCGTCAATAACAATGCCCGCGAACAGTTTTTCAGTTACGATGCAGAACAGACGCAGATCAGTCTTCCGCACTTCGACTGCCTGATTATTCGCACGATGCCCCCGGGTTCCCTGGAACAGGTTGTGTTTCGCATGGACCTGCTGGGCAGGCTGGAACAGTCAGGAATCACGGTTTTTAATTCTCCGCGTGCCATTGAATGCGCGGTTGATAAATATCTGACCACATCCCGACTCGCCGCCGCCGGTCTGCCTGTCCCTGCCACTGCGATCTGTGAATCTTCGGAAGCAGCTTTGCAGCATTTTTCACAGATGGGTAGTGATGTTGTGGTCAAGCCACTGTTTGGTTCGGAAGGGCGTGGCATTTTTCGCATCAGTGATCCCGATCTTGCCTACCGTTCGTTTCGCACGCTGGAACGTACCCAGGCAGTGATTTATCTGCAGCAGTATATTGCTCATCCCGGCTATGATCTGCGGATCCTGCTCCTGAATGGTAAAGTGATCGGTGCCATCCGCCGACACGGTCACAATGATTTTCGCACGAATGTCTCTCGCCAGGGACAGGCCGAGCTCTATCATCCGACCGATCGGGAAGTCGAACTGGCTGTCCAGGCAGCGGCGCTCACGGATGCCGAATTTGCGGGCGTCGATCTGCTCTCTCCTGCTGACGCTCCTGACGAATGTTATCTGCTGGAAGTCAATGCTGTACCAGGCTGGCGTGGCTTTCAGTCGGCAACAAACATTGATGTCGCGACGCTGGTCATTGAATATCTCGAACAGAAACGAAACAATAAGCCCACTGCTTCACATTAAACTGAAATCATTCTGAAATGAGCTTTGACATGGATCTGAATACACTGTTGACCGCCCTGCAAACACATCTGCCTGAAATTCTCCGCTGGTCAGGAGCGATCGCGAAGCGTTTGAGGCACTTCAACATTGCCGTCGAAAATAAAACGTCAGGCAGCGCACTGACTGACGCATTGACGCTGGCAGACCTGACATTGCAGGAACTGATTGTCGCTGCCTTACGTGACCGCGATCCGATTTTCCGCAATTGTCGCATCGAAGCAGAAGAAAAAACGGGGGACCTGCATCGCTTTGCCGAGGATGCTCCTTATGTCATATCAATCGATCCCATTGATGGCACGAAACAGTATCGCGACAAAACCGCCGACGGCTATTGCGTGATGGTTCACCTGCGTGACAGTGAAACCGTCCACTATTCGCTGGTTTATATTCCCGAGACCGGAGAACAGGGAACCTGGGTTGAAGCCGTCCATCAAAGTGTTGTCTGTGGTCCCGATGATCAGAGTCGCCCCGCACGTGAGGTTCTGGATGACATGCCAGCCATCGACCCCGCCACACGCCCTGATTCTTCGAAAATCTATCTCATCGGATTTCAGGATAAAGACACGTCTAATGCAGAGCTCGTCACAGCAACCGGATTGGAAGGCGTGCCTCCAGAAGAGATGCCGGGCAGTATTTATGACCATCTAGCGACCGGTGCCTTCGGGGGATCATTGATCCATACCCCAAATGTCTATGACTTCCCGGTTTCACTGCACATCGCCCGGATTCTGGGCGGAGATGCGGTCTGGGTCCATAATGGAGAATCAGTGAATTTCCATGAACACTGGCTGGATGAGCGGGCCGACATGCTGCGTCTGCCCGGCATTACAGCCTGCAGCGCCAATCCAGAGACTCTGCAGACACTCTGTGAACTGGCAAAAGACTGGAGCAAAACCCGCTATCAGGACTGAACTTCAGTCGGTTCCAGAGGCTTGGTCGCTTCCACAATAATGCCACCCAGTCTAAGAAACTGATGGATGGGAGTGAACCAGTGCTGCTCTTTCCAGGGCAGTCCTGATTCCTCAAAAGCCTGTTTGAGTTCGACCCGATTGTAGGTACGGCATTTCCAGGTGCGACTATTGAGCATGCCGGAGAATTTATCTTCCGTTGCCAGCAGAAACAGACTGCCTCCCGGCTGCAGCACACGCTGAATCTCCATCAGACCATGCTTGGGATCAGCCACATACTCCAGCACCCAGCCACAGGTCACACAATCGAATGATTCATCCTGGAACGGTAGATTCGTCATATCCGCAGAAAGATAATTCGGACGGGGACTGTCCATCCGGGTGCGAGCCCGTTTCAACATCTGATGCGACAGATCGCAGGCAACCAGCCGGGCATCAGGATGCGTTTCGCGTAATAAATGGCCCAGAATCTGACCTGCTCCCGAACCAATATCCAGAATGCTGCGGAATTCAGACACATCAAAACGTCGCGTTTTGATTATGCGCCCCACCAGCGGGTCATGCAGTGATAATTTGCTTGCCAGATAGAGAACGGCACCGGCAGGGCCATCATATAACTTGCGGGTCGTCGACTGAAACTGGCTTTGCTCGATCTGGTCGCCACCACCAAATTCAATCAGAGAACGCAAAGACTTCTTCAATCGTAACCGTTTAGGAGTATTCTTACGGGGAGAACTTAATGGAGCCATAGTTTGAATTGCTTATCAAATCTGGAGAACTTTCTGAGGTCGGGATGGAATCCCTGCTTGTCAATCGTAGCCATCTTAACGATCCAGAAACCGGAAATCGTTATGATTTCCAGATTTCTTAATATTCTCTAAAGAAGAGCTCTTCTGTAAGCGTCATAAACGGCCCAATGATAATACCTTATGAATATCAATTTTTCCAGCAGCTTGATCAATCGAATTTAGCCGGTTATTATCAGGGAAATGAAGTCTCTCTCAAATCGAATATTACGCAGTAGTGACACGTTGATCGTGATTCGTTGCGGAGCTGAAAATCTTAACATTTTTGACCGTTGAATTGCGCCAGAAAAATAATTTCTGCGACAAACAGAAGGCTTAAATTGTTCATGACCGAACGGATCAATCTAAAACAGACTGATGACATCCGCGATGTGATCCATCTTGCTGTCCAGTACCTGGCAAAAGGAGAACTGGTCGCCTTTCCCACTGCCACTGCCTACGTGATCGCAGGTCAGTCACTCAGTCCCGCCGCTATGGCGAAACTGCGTTCCCTGTCAGGCGGTGATCAACCGCTGGTCCTGTGCGTAAAGGGTTTTGACGAGGCACAGGATTATCTGCCGGAAATGCCACCTCTGGCACGAAAACTGGCCAAACGCTGCTGGCCAGGCCCCGTGGTTCTGGAACTGAAACGCCCGCAACCAGGCAGCCTGTTTTCACAACTGCCGCCCGAAGTACAATCAGAAATCTGCCCTGGCAGTCACTTGAGGCTCCGGGCTCCTGCGCATGAAATCATTTTTCAGGCCATGCGTCTCTCCCCTTCGCCACTCGTGTTATTAAACGAAGATTCAAAATATCAGACTGCGGATTCGCTCATCGACGATTTCGGAGAAGAAGTTGCTTTGGTCATCGACGATGGCCCGTCCCGCTTTGGTGATCAGTCAACGATTCTCGGCGTCGATGAACATCAATGGAAAATAATACAACCCGGTGTCGTAACAGAAACCACACTCAAACGACTCTCCAGCGAAATATACATGTTTATTTGCA
The sequence above is a segment of the Gimesia algae genome. Coding sequences within it:
- a CDS encoding inositol monophosphatase family protein codes for the protein MDLNTLLTALQTHLPEILRWSGAIAKRLRHFNIAVENKTSGSALTDALTLADLTLQELIVAALRDRDPIFRNCRIEAEEKTGDLHRFAEDAPYVISIDPIDGTKQYRDKTADGYCVMVHLRDSETVHYSLVYIPETGEQGTWVEAVHQSVVCGPDDQSRPAREVLDDMPAIDPATRPDSSKIYLIGFQDKDTSNAELVTATGLEGVPPEEMPGSIYDHLATGAFGGSLIHTPNVYDFPVSLHIARILGGDAVWVHNGESVNFHEHWLDERADMLRLPGITACSANPETLQTLCELAKDWSKTRYQD
- a CDS encoding class I SAM-dependent methyltransferase produces the protein MAPLSSPRKNTPKRLRLKKSLRSLIEFGGGDQIEQSQFQSTTRKLYDGPAGAVLYLASKLSLHDPLVGRIIKTRRFDVSEFRSILDIGSGAGQILGHLLRETHPDARLVACDLSHQMLKRARTRMDSPRPNYLSADMTNLPFQDESFDCVTCGWVLEYVADPKHGLMEIQRVLQPGGSLFLLATEDKFSGMLNSRTWKCRTYNRVELKQAFEESGLPWKEQHWFTPIHQFLRLGGIIVEATKPLEPTEVQS
- a CDS encoding arsenate reductase/protein-tyrosine-phosphatase family protein produces the protein MTERINLKQTDDIRDVIHLAVQYLAKGELVAFPTATAYVIAGQSLSPAAMAKLRSLSGGDQPLVLCVKGFDEAQDYLPEMPPLARKLAKRCWPGPVVLELKRPQPGSLFSQLPPEVQSEICPGSHLRLRAPAHEIIFQAMRLSPSPLVLLNEDSKYQTADSLIDDFGEEVALVIDDGPSRFGDQSTILGVDEHQWKIIQPGVVTETTLKRLSSEIYMFICTGNTCRSPMAEGLFRKLLAEKLNCQEDELSDRGFIVGSAGLAAAMGAPPSPEGVAILAEQGIDIQAHESQPLTERLLDQSDHIFTMTQGHRAAILAERPDLEESVKLLSAEGKDVSDPIGGGFQCYVECKNEIEKHLTQIIAQINIPQN